A window of the Streptomyces sp. NBC_00454 genome harbors these coding sequences:
- a CDS encoding 2-oxoacid:acceptor oxidoreductase subunit alpha, which translates to MTSQVSSPAEHSDGAENAVVGEQRTPPGPNSGDPSSGDPSSGSPHGPTGGKEVRRLDRVIIRFAGDSGDGMQLTGDRFTSETASFGNDLSTLPNFPAEIRAPAGTLPGVSSFQLHFADHDILTPGDAPNVLVAMNPAALKANIGDVPRGAELIINTDEFTKRPMAKVGYETSPLEDGSLDAYNLHPVPLTTLTIEALKDFGLPRKEAERSKNMFALGLLSWMYHRPTEGTESFLRQKFAKKPQIAEANVAAFRAGWNFGETTEDFAVSYEVAPATRAFPTGTYRNISGNLALSYGLIAAGQQADLPLYLGSYPITPASDILHELSKHKNFGVRTFQAEDEIAGIGAALGAAFGGALAVTTTSGPGVALKSETIGLAVSLELPLLIVDIQRGGPSTGLPTKTEQADLLQAMYGRNGEAPVPIVAPRTPADCFDAALDAARIALTYRTPVFLLSDGYLANGSEPWRIPDVADLPDLAVQFASGPNHELADGTEVFWPYKRDPHTLARPWAVPGTPGLEHRIGGIEKQDGTGNISYDPANHDFMVRTRQAKIDGIEVPDLEVDDPDGAKTLVIGWGSTYGPITAAVRRLRLAGVPIAQAHLRHLNPFPRNLGAVLERYDKVVVPEMNLGQLATLLRAKYLVDARSYNQVNGMPFKAEQLATHLKEAVNG; encoded by the coding sequence GTGACCAGCCAGGTCAGTAGCCCAGCCGAGCATTCCGACGGGGCCGAAAACGCGGTCGTCGGCGAGCAGCGGACGCCCCCGGGCCCGAACAGCGGCGATCCGAGCAGCGGCGATCCGAGCAGCGGCAGCCCCCACGGCCCCACCGGCGGCAAGGAAGTGCGCCGTCTCGATCGGGTGATCATCCGCTTCGCGGGTGACTCGGGTGACGGAATGCAGCTCACCGGTGACCGTTTCACCTCGGAGACGGCGTCCTTCGGGAACGACCTCTCGACGCTGCCGAACTTCCCCGCCGAGATCCGGGCGCCCGCCGGCACCCTCCCCGGTGTGTCGAGCTTCCAGCTGCACTTCGCCGATCACGACATCCTGACCCCGGGCGACGCCCCGAACGTCCTGGTGGCGATGAATCCGGCGGCGCTGAAGGCGAACATCGGGGACGTGCCGCGCGGCGCGGAGCTCATCATCAATACCGATGAGTTCACCAAGCGCCCCATGGCCAAGGTCGGCTACGAGACCTCCCCGCTGGAAGACGGCTCCCTGGACGCCTACAACCTCCACCCGGTGCCGCTGACCACCCTCACGATCGAGGCACTGAAGGATTTCGGGCTCCCCCGCAAGGAGGCCGAGCGCAGCAAGAACATGTTCGCCCTGGGCCTGCTGTCCTGGATGTACCACCGGCCCACCGAGGGCACCGAGAGCTTCCTGCGGCAGAAGTTCGCGAAGAAGCCCCAGATCGCCGAGGCGAACGTGGCCGCCTTCCGGGCCGGCTGGAACTTCGGCGAGACCACCGAGGACTTCGCCGTCTCCTACGAGGTGGCCCCGGCCACCCGGGCCTTCCCGACGGGCACCTACCGCAACATCTCCGGGAACCTGGCCCTGTCCTACGGCCTGATCGCAGCAGGTCAGCAGGCGGACCTGCCGCTCTACCTGGGCTCGTACCCGATCACCCCGGCCTCGGACATCCTGCACGAGCTGAGCAAGCACAAGAACTTCGGCGTGCGCACCTTCCAGGCCGAGGACGAGATCGCCGGCATCGGCGCGGCCCTGGGCGCGGCCTTCGGCGGAGCGCTCGCCGTGACCACCACCTCAGGTCCGGGCGTGGCCCTGAAGTCCGAGACGATCGGGCTGGCGGTCTCCCTGGAGCTGCCGCTGCTGATCGTGGACATCCAGCGCGGCGGCCCGTCCACGGGCCTGCCGACCAAGACGGAGCAGGCCGACCTGCTCCAGGCGATGTACGGGCGCAACGGCGAGGCCCCGGTCCCGATCGTGGCCCCGCGCACCCCGGCGGACTGCTTCGACGCCGCGCTCGACGCGGCCCGGATCGCGCTGACCTACCGGACTCCGGTGTTCCTGCTCTCCGACGGGTACCTCGCCAACGGCTCCGAGCCGTGGCGGATCCCGGACGTGGCGGACCTGCCGGACCTGGCGGTGCAGTTCGCCTCCGGCCCGAACCACGAGCTCGCCGACGGCACCGAGGTCTTCTGGCCGTACAAGCGCGACCCGCACACCCTGGCCCGCCCCTGGGCCGTCCCGGGCACCCCGGGGCTGGAGCACCGGATCGGCGGCATCGAGAAGCAGGACGGCACGGGCAACATCTCGTACGACCCGGCCAACCACGACTTCATGGTGCGCACCCGCCAGGCCAAGATCGACGGCATCGAGGTCCCCGACCTGGAGGTCGACGACCCGGACGGGGCGAAGACCCTGGTCATCGGCTGGGGCTCGACGTACGGGCCGATCACGGCCGCCGTACGCCGGCTGCGGCTCGCCGGCGTCCCCATCGCACAGGCCCATCTGCGCCACCTCAACCCCTTCCCGAGGAATCTGGGAGCGGTTCTGGAGCGTTACGACAAGGTAGTGGTGCCGGAGATGAACCTCGGGCAGCTCGCGACCCTCCTGAGGGCGAAGTACCTGGTCGACGCACGGTCGTACAACCAGGTCAACGGCATGCCGTTCAAGGCCGAGCAGCTCGCCACGCATCTCAAGGAGGCCGTCAATGGCTGA
- a CDS encoding response regulator transcription factor: MRVVIAEDSVLLREGLTRLLTDRGHDVVAGVGDAEALIKTVADLAAEDALPDVVVADVRMPPTHTDEGVRAAVRLRRDHPGIGVLVLSQYVEEQYATELLAGSSTGVGYLLKDRVADVREFLDAVVRVARGGTALDPEVVAQLLGRSRKQDVLAGLTPREREVLGLMAEGRTNSAVAKQLVVSDGAVEKHVSNIFMKLGLSPSDGDHRRVLAVLTYLRS; the protein is encoded by the coding sequence GTGCGTGTGGTCATCGCCGAGGATTCAGTGCTGCTGCGTGAGGGCCTGACCCGGTTGCTGACCGACCGGGGGCATGACGTCGTCGCGGGCGTCGGGGACGCGGAAGCCCTGATCAAGACGGTGGCGGACCTGGCGGCCGAGGACGCACTGCCGGACGTGGTGGTGGCGGACGTGCGGATGCCGCCGACCCATACCGACGAGGGCGTACGGGCCGCCGTGCGGCTGCGGCGCGACCACCCCGGCATAGGGGTGCTCGTGCTGTCGCAGTACGTGGAGGAGCAGTACGCCACCGAACTGCTGGCCGGTTCCAGCACCGGGGTGGGGTATCTGCTCAAGGACCGGGTGGCGGACGTACGGGAATTCCTGGACGCCGTGGTGCGCGTGGCGCGGGGCGGTACCGCCCTGGACCCGGAGGTCGTGGCGCAGCTGCTCGGCCGCAGTCGCAAGCAGGACGTGCTGGCGGGGCTGACCCCGCGGGAGCGCGAGGTGCTGGGGCTGATGGCCGAGGGGCGGACGAATTCCGCGGTGGCCAAGCAGCTCGTGGTGAGCGACGGCGCGGTGGAGAAGCACGTCAGCAACATCTTCATGAAGCTCGGCCTGTCACCGAGTGACGGGGATCACCGGCGTGTGCTGGCCGTCCTCACCTACCTAAGGTCTTGA
- a CDS encoding sensor histidine kinase has protein sequence MGSSARGGSGIGKVLRAPVEGRMWREFGYLLVGLPLSTLYFSLAVTGVSLGAGLLVTFLGVPVLAGVLAMCRGFGRLERARVRGLLRQDIAEPAPIRAEKGGALAGMGALLKSGSAWRHVLYSLIHFPWAVFGFCVALVFWAYGWAMLLYPLWFWVFPAYTDQPGLELFENGDHYSFYLDSPVLIAATSLVGLGFTLATPWVVRALTTVDHLLVAGLLGPSRLAHRVSELESDRGVVVDTAAADLRRIERDLHDGAQARLVALAMDLGLAKEKLTEDPRAAARMVDEAHGEVKIALQELRDLARGIHPAVLTDRGLDAALSSVASRCAVPVRVAVELPSRPAAAIEGIAYFTVSELLQNISKHAQARTASVDVWKSGERLLIQVSDDGRGGADALAGSGLAGLSERLDAVDGVLVVDSVEGTGTTVTAELPWRA, from the coding sequence ATGGGCAGCAGCGCACGGGGCGGCAGCGGTATCGGCAAGGTGCTGCGGGCGCCCGTCGAGGGGCGGATGTGGCGGGAGTTCGGGTACCTGTTGGTCGGGCTGCCGCTCAGCACCCTGTACTTCTCCCTCGCGGTCACCGGCGTCAGCCTCGGCGCCGGGCTGCTCGTCACCTTCCTCGGGGTTCCGGTCCTGGCCGGTGTGCTCGCCATGTGCCGCGGGTTCGGGCGGCTGGAGAGGGCCCGGGTGCGCGGGTTGCTGCGGCAGGACATCGCCGAGCCCGCGCCGATCCGGGCGGAGAAGGGCGGGGCGCTGGCCGGCATGGGGGCGCTGCTCAAGAGCGGGAGCGCCTGGCGGCACGTGCTGTACTCCCTGATCCACTTCCCGTGGGCGGTGTTCGGCTTCTGCGTCGCCCTCGTGTTCTGGGCCTACGGGTGGGCCATGCTGCTCTATCCGCTGTGGTTCTGGGTGTTCCCCGCCTACACCGATCAGCCCGGGCTGGAGCTGTTCGAGAACGGCGACCACTACTCGTTCTACCTGGACTCGCCGGTGCTGATCGCGGCCACCTCCCTCGTGGGGCTCGGGTTCACGCTCGCCACCCCCTGGGTGGTCCGCGCCCTGACCACCGTCGACCACCTGCTCGTCGCCGGGCTGCTCGGGCCGTCCCGGCTGGCGCACCGCGTCAGTGAGCTGGAGTCCGACCGGGGGGTGGTCGTGGACACCGCCGCCGCCGACCTGCGGCGCATCGAGCGGGACCTGCACGACGGTGCGCAGGCCCGGCTGGTGGCGCTGGCCATGGACCTGGGGCTGGCCAAGGAGAAGCTGACCGAGGACCCGCGGGCCGCCGCCCGGATGGTGGACGAGGCCCACGGCGAGGTGAAGATCGCCCTGCAGGAGCTGCGGGACCTGGCCCGCGGGATCCACCCGGCCGTGCTGACCGACCGGGGGCTGGACGCGGCGCTGTCCTCGGTGGCCTCGCGGTGCGCCGTGCCGGTACGGGTGGCCGTGGAGCTGCCCTCGCGTCCGGCGGCGGCGATCGAGGGGATCGCGTACTTCACCGTCTCGGAGCTGCTGCAGAACATCAGCAAGCACGCGCAGGCCCGTACGGCCAGCGTCGACGTGTGGAAGTCGGGCGAGCGGCTGCTGATCCAGGTCTCGGACGACGGCCGCGGTGGGGCCGACGCCCTGGCCGGGTCGGGACTGGCGGGGCTGAGCGAGCGGCTCGACGCCGTGGACGGGGTGCTGGTCGTGGATTCCGTCGAGGGAACCGGCACCACCGTGACCGCCGAGCTGCCCTGGCGCGCCTGA
- a CDS encoding sensor histidine kinase has product MTATDHTSDDPRPPSVRAAFDAVTWKEIAYLLTNFPMALIGFVYTVVMVSVAGGLSVTAIGLPLFACGLFVSRQLGRVERVRARALLGVRVDEPTPMPGPGRAGGFFPWLWASLKDAVAWRTVLFELVRLPWAVLTFTVALTGLFVLWPVLPWVARGLANVDRAMVRGLLSPSDELERRIAELESDRGVVVDTAAADLRRIERDLHDGAQARLVALAMGLGLAKEKLLEDPEGAAAMVDEAHGEVKLALQELRDLARGIHPAVLTDRGLDAALSSVASRCLVPVKVSVDLPARPAEAIEGIAYFVVSELLQNVSKHAGPQARVASVEVWRSDRRLLIRVSDDGRGGASALAGSGLAGLAERLGAVDGVLVVESPEGAGTTVTAELPWRGRGA; this is encoded by the coding sequence ATGACCGCCACCGATCACACCTCCGACGACCCCCGTCCCCCTTCCGTGCGCGCGGCCTTCGATGCCGTGACGTGGAAGGAAATCGCGTACTTGCTGACCAATTTCCCCATGGCCCTCATCGGGTTTGTTTACACGGTTGTCATGGTGTCCGTGGCGGGCGGTCTGTCGGTGACGGCGATCGGACTTCCGCTGTTCGCATGTGGTCTGTTCGTGTCTCGCCAGCTGGGACGGGTGGAGCGGGTACGGGCCCGCGCGCTCCTGGGCGTACGGGTCGACGAGCCGACCCCGATGCCCGGACCGGGGCGCGCCGGCGGGTTCTTCCCCTGGCTGTGGGCGAGCCTGAAGGACGCGGTGGCGTGGCGGACCGTCCTGTTCGAGCTGGTGCGGCTGCCGTGGGCGGTGCTCACCTTCACCGTGGCGCTGACCGGGCTGTTCGTGCTGTGGCCGGTGCTTCCGTGGGTGGCCCGGGGGCTCGCGAACGTGGACCGGGCGATGGTACGGGGCCTGCTGTCCCCGTCCGACGAACTGGAGCGGCGGATCGCGGAGCTGGAGTCCGACCGGGGAGTCGTGGTGGACACAGCGGCCGCCGACCTGCGGCGCATCGAGCGGGACCTCCACGACGGGGCGCAGGCGCGGCTGGTGGCGCTGGCGATGGGGCTGGGCCTGGCCAAGGAGAAGCTGCTGGAGGACCCCGAGGGGGCGGCGGCGATGGTCGACGAGGCGCACGGCGAGGTGAAGCTGGCCCTCCAGGAGCTCCGTGACCTGGCCCGGGGTATCCACCCGGCGGTGCTCACCGACCGGGGTCTGGACGCGGCGCTGTCCTCGGTGGCCTCGCGGTGCCTGGTTCCCGTGAAGGTGTCGGTGGACCTGCCGGCGCGGCCGGCGGAGGCGATCGAGGGGATCGCGTACTTCGTGGTGTCGGAGCTGCTGCAGAACGTGAGCAAGCACGCGGGTCCGCAGGCACGGGTGGCGTCGGTGGAGGTGTGGCGTTCGGACCGGCGGCTGCTGATCCGGGTGTCGGACGACGGGCGCGGCGGAGCCTCTGCCCTGGCCGGGTCGGGACTGGCGGGGCTGGCGGAGCGGCTGGGCGCGGTGGACGGGGTACTGGTGGTGGAGTCCCCGGAGGGGGCGGGGACCACTGTTACCGCCGAGCTGCCGTGGCGGGGGCGCGGGGCTTGA
- a CDS encoding NADH-quinone oxidoreductase subunit A — translation MPEPTVSTVSVLAADYFRTYSVVGLLAALGVLFVAVAFGANRLLSPVVPTREKLLTYECGVDPVGEGWAHTQVRYYVYAFLYVIFAVDSIFLFPWATVFAAAGYGATTLVEMFIFLGFLAVGLLYAYKKGVLEWL, via the coding sequence GTGCCCGAACCAACGGTATCGACCGTATCCGTGCTCGCCGCGGACTACTTCCGGACGTATTCGGTCGTCGGCCTCCTGGCCGCGCTCGGCGTGCTCTTCGTGGCGGTGGCCTTCGGCGCCAACCGCCTGCTGAGCCCCGTCGTCCCGACCCGCGAGAAGCTGCTGACGTACGAATGCGGCGTGGACCCGGTGGGCGAGGGCTGGGCTCACACCCAGGTCCGCTACTACGTCTACGCGTTCCTCTACGTCATCTTCGCCGTCGACTCGATCTTCCTCTTCCCGTGGGCGACGGTCTTCGCCGCCGCCGGTTACGGCGCCACGACGCTGGTGGAGATGTTCATCTTCCTCGGCTTCCTGGCCGTCGGCCTGCTCTACGCGTACAAGAAGGGCGTCCTCGAATGGCTGTGA
- a CDS encoding NADH-quinone oxidoreductase subunit B, whose translation MAVTPAGTPAVPSEPQLLPEPKRLGVLSRLAPEPMKVVLNWGRRYSLWVFNFGLACCAIEFIAASMARHDFIRLGVIPFAPGPRQADLMIVSGTVTDKMAPAVKRLYEQMPEPKYVISFGACSNCGGPYWDSYSVTKGVDQIIPVDVYVPGCPPRPEALLQGILKLQEKIARESLAERYATTAAPTPAQLTSGLITPPPTPGAGA comes from the coding sequence ATGGCTGTGACACCGGCTGGTACCCCGGCCGTGCCGTCGGAGCCGCAGCTGCTCCCGGAACCGAAGCGCCTGGGAGTCCTCTCCCGCCTCGCGCCCGAGCCCATGAAGGTGGTCCTCAACTGGGGCCGCCGCTACAGCCTGTGGGTCTTCAACTTCGGCCTCGCCTGCTGCGCGATCGAGTTCATCGCCGCGTCGATGGCCCGTCACGACTTCATCCGGCTCGGCGTCATCCCCTTCGCGCCCGGCCCGCGCCAGGCGGACCTCATGATCGTCTCCGGCACGGTGACGGACAAGATGGCCCCGGCCGTCAAGCGGCTCTACGAGCAGATGCCCGAGCCCAAGTACGTCATCTCCTTCGGCGCCTGCTCCAACTGCGGCGGCCCGTACTGGGACTCGTACTCGGTGACCAAGGGCGTCGACCAGATCATCCCCGTCGACGTCTACGTCCCCGGCTGCCCGCCCCGCCCCGAAGCGCTGCTCCAGGGCATCCTCAAACTCCAGGAGAAGATCGCCCGCGAATCGCTGGCGGAGCGCTACGCGACCACGGCCGCGCCGACGCCCGCGCAGCTCACCAGCGGCCTGATCACCCCTCCGCCCACCCCGGGGGCGGGCGCGTGA
- a CDS encoding NADH-quinone oxidoreductase subunit C: protein MNLYDSLPDAAGTIFGAEAVATYAHSLLTVDVPTASWIPALEIARDKLGCTYFDWLSAVDEPGTGFRVCAHVVSLENHRVRRLLLRTTVPHSAPSLPSAVPIYAGTEWHERETFEMFGIVFTDHPNLVPLLLPENFEGHPLRKDFVLAARVAKAWPGAKEPGEAHDPDAPKRRQMLPPGVPDPNDWGPMKGQLPPAPARPARTPRAAGTTAGAAGERPVRAPREGAPVRRTRSVGEGSASQAATTPADTAAATPADATATGPADAATTGPADAARPVRRSRSASEGSASQAAPAAAPASAAAPASAPASAPADAEAPAPAPAPAPAEPGSGPAATGRPPRRTRSASEGSASQAADAAEPTAADATGSAPESPRRPAARSTDAPWHDPKPAFEEPPAPPAAPNAPAEPATSAEPAAPAEPTAPATPAQPAEPGAPATTAEPATPAEPATPTEPGAPAAPADPVGTADPAAPVDPVDPAETDGDPTTDPTGGTA, encoded by the coding sequence GTGAACCTCTACGACTCCCTCCCGGACGCGGCCGGAACGATCTTCGGTGCCGAAGCCGTCGCCACGTACGCCCACTCCCTCCTCACGGTCGACGTCCCCACCGCGAGCTGGATCCCCGCGCTGGAGATCGCCCGCGACAAGCTGGGCTGCACCTACTTCGACTGGCTGAGCGCGGTCGACGAGCCGGGCACCGGCTTCCGGGTCTGCGCCCACGTGGTCTCCCTGGAGAACCACCGCGTACGCCGCCTCCTGCTGCGGACCACCGTCCCCCACTCGGCACCCTCCCTGCCCTCGGCCGTGCCGATCTACGCGGGCACCGAATGGCACGAGCGCGAGACCTTCGAGATGTTCGGCATCGTCTTCACCGACCACCCGAACCTGGTCCCGCTCCTCCTCCCCGAGAACTTCGAAGGCCACCCGCTGCGCAAGGACTTCGTCCTCGCGGCGCGCGTCGCCAAGGCCTGGCCGGGCGCCAAGGAGCCGGGCGAGGCCCATGACCCCGATGCTCCGAAGCGCCGCCAGATGCTCCCGCCGGGCGTGCCGGACCCCAACGACTGGGGCCCGATGAAGGGCCAGCTCCCGCCGGCCCCGGCCCGCCCCGCCCGCACCCCGCGCGCGGCCGGAACCACAGCCGGAGCCGCGGGCGAGCGCCCGGTCCGCGCCCCGCGCGAGGGCGCCCCGGTGCGCCGCACCCGCTCGGTCGGCGAAGGCTCGGCCAGCCAGGCGGCCACCACCCCCGCCGACACCGCGGCCGCCACCCCGGCCGATGCGACGGCCACCGGCCCGGCCGACGCGGCGACCACCGGCCCGGCCGACGCGGCGCGCCCGGTGCGGCGCAGCCGCTCGGCCTCCGAAGGCTCGGCGAGCCAGGCGGCTCCGGCTGCGGCCCCTGCCTCGGCTGCGGCCCCTGCCTCGGCTCCGGCCTCGGCTCCGGCGGACGCCGAGGCCCCCGCTCCGGCTCCGGCTCCGGCTCCGGCGGAGCCGGGCTCCGGCCCGGCCGCCACCGGGCGCCCCCCGCGGCGTACCCGCTCGGCCTCCGAGGGCTCGGCGAGCCAGGCGGCCGACGCGGCCGAGCCCACCGCCGCCGACGCGACCGGTTCCGCGCCGGAGTCGCCCAGGCGGCCCGCTGCCCGGAGCACGGACGCACCCTGGCACGACCCGAAGCCCGCCTTCGAGGAACCTCCGGCGCCTCCCGCCGCGCCGAACGCTCCGGCTGAACCGGCCACTTCGGCCGAGCCCGCCGCCCCGGCTGAACCGACCGCTCCGGCGACCCCGGCCCAACCGGCTGAGCCCGGCGCTCCGGCGACCACGGCTGAACCCGCCACCCCGGCCGAACCCGCGACTCCGACCGAGCCCGGCGCTCCGGCTGCCCCGGCCGACCCCGTCGGCACGGCCGATCCCGCTGCCCCCGTCGACCCCGTCGACCCCGCCGAGACCGACGGCGACCCGACCACAGACCCCACCGGAGGCACCGCGTGA
- a CDS encoding complex I subunit 1 family protein yields MNDVLDVGLRLLIVFAVFLVLPLVVGQTEHKVMAHMQGRLGPMYAGGFHGWAQLVADGVKFVQKEDIVPANADRRVFQLAPAVALLPYLLVLLVIPIGPGEGAVGQVIDAGLFFALAVMGVGVLGSLMAGWASANKFSLLGGLRTAAQLLAYELPMLLAAASVAMAAGTVSLPGIVEAFEWWWLPWQVVGGLVFFTAGLAELQRPPFDMPVADSEIIFGAYTEYTGLRFALFLLAEYAGIVVLAALTTVLFLGGWHGPFGGDGSGWVWTLLKIAALSFVVIWLRVSYPRLREDQLQKLAWTVLIPLALAQIALTGIVKVAIQ; encoded by the coding sequence GTGAACGACGTCCTCGACGTCGGCCTTCGGCTGCTCATCGTCTTCGCCGTGTTCCTCGTGCTCCCGCTCGTCGTCGGGCAGACCGAGCACAAGGTGATGGCCCACATGCAGGGCCGCCTCGGCCCCATGTACGCCGGTGGGTTCCACGGCTGGGCCCAGCTCGTCGCCGACGGGGTGAAGTTCGTACAGAAGGAAGACATCGTCCCGGCCAACGCCGACCGCCGTGTCTTCCAGCTCGCCCCCGCCGTCGCCCTCCTCCCGTACCTCCTCGTCCTCCTCGTCATCCCGATCGGCCCCGGCGAGGGCGCCGTCGGCCAGGTCATCGACGCCGGGCTCTTCTTCGCGCTCGCCGTCATGGGCGTCGGAGTGCTCGGCTCGCTCATGGCCGGCTGGGCCTCCGCGAACAAGTTCTCCCTCCTCGGAGGCCTCCGTACCGCCGCGCAGCTGCTCGCCTACGAGCTCCCCATGCTGCTCGCCGCCGCCTCGGTCGCCATGGCCGCCGGCACGGTCTCGCTGCCCGGCATCGTCGAGGCCTTCGAGTGGTGGTGGCTGCCCTGGCAGGTCGTCGGCGGGCTGGTCTTCTTCACCGCCGGCCTCGCCGAACTCCAGCGGCCCCCCTTCGACATGCCCGTCGCCGACTCCGAGATCATCTTCGGCGCGTACACCGAGTACACCGGCCTGCGCTTCGCGCTGTTCCTGCTCGCCGAGTACGCCGGCATCGTGGTCCTCGCCGCCCTGACCACCGTTCTCTTCCTCGGTGGCTGGCACGGCCCCTTCGGCGGCGACGGCTCCGGCTGGGTCTGGACCCTGCTCAAGATCGCGGCGCTCTCCTTCGTGGTGATCTGGCTCCGCGTGAGCTACCCCCGGCTCCGCGAGGACCAGTTGCAGAAGCTCGCCTGGACCGTACTCATCCCGCTCGCGCTCGCCCAGATCGCGCTCACCGGCATCGTGAAGGTGGCGATCCAGTAA
- a CDS encoding NADH-quinone oxidoreductase subunit I — MPPIPGSGLAKGLAVTLRTMTKRSHTAQYPEVQPELPPRSRGVIGLFEENCTVCMLCARECPDWCIYIDSHKETVPAAAPGGRERSRNVLDRFAIDFSLCMYCGICIEVCPFDALFWSPEFEYAETDIHELTHERDKLREWMWTVPAPPALDPAAEEPKEIAAARKAVEKAEVAAAAATAPAPPATGTYPAAPGPGTPTLAPAPAERAAESGPGTPAAPAPAAPDDAAPAGESTTPLPPTTPEGDA; from the coding sequence ATGCCCCCCATCCCCGGATCAGGCCTCGCCAAGGGCCTGGCCGTCACGCTGCGCACGATGACGAAGCGTTCGCACACCGCCCAGTACCCCGAGGTGCAGCCCGAACTCCCGCCGCGCTCGCGCGGGGTCATCGGCCTGTTCGAGGAGAACTGCACGGTCTGCATGCTCTGCGCGCGCGAATGCCCCGACTGGTGCATCTACATCGACTCCCACAAGGAGACGGTCCCGGCCGCCGCCCCCGGCGGGCGTGAGCGCAGCCGCAACGTCCTCGACCGCTTCGCCATCGACTTCTCCCTCTGCATGTACTGCGGCATCTGCATCGAGGTGTGCCCCTTCGACGCGCTCTTCTGGTCGCCGGAGTTCGAGTACGCCGAGACGGACATCCATGAGCTCACCCACGAGCGCGACAAGCTGCGCGAGTGGATGTGGACCGTGCCGGCCCCGCCCGCCCTGGACCCGGCAGCCGAGGAGCCCAAGGAGATCGCCGCGGCCCGCAAGGCCGTGGAGAAGGCCGAGGTAGCCGCGGCCGCGGCCACCGCCCCGGCCCCGCCCGCCACGGGCACCTACCCCGCCGCCCCCGGCCCGGGCACGCCGACCCTCGCCCCCGCCCCGGCCGAGCGGGCCGCCGAATCGGGCCCGGGTACGCCCGCCGCGCCTGCGCCCGCCGCGCCCGACGACGCGGCGCCCGCAGGCGAATCCACCACCCCCTTGCCCCCGACCACCCCGGAGGGAGACGCGTGA
- a CDS encoding NADH-quinone oxidoreductase subunit J produces the protein MTAATLAAAAQGTGFLSPTGVEIAFVLVGLATLGAALVTVTTKQLVHAALWLVVALGGVAIEYLLLTAEFIAWVQVLIYLGSVVVLLLFGLMLTKAPIGRSPDADSGNRPVAIGVAAAAAVALVWVVVDAFRTTWIDLDGPVQGSTKVTGEILFRHWVLPFEALSVLLLAALIGAIVLSRKTDAADAATEAPGATGTTDKTKGQR, from the coding sequence GTGACCGCCGCCACTCTCGCAGCCGCCGCACAAGGCACCGGCTTCCTCTCCCCGACCGGCGTCGAGATCGCCTTCGTCCTCGTCGGCCTCGCCACCCTCGGCGCGGCCCTCGTCACGGTCACCACCAAGCAGCTCGTGCACGCCGCCCTGTGGCTGGTCGTCGCGCTCGGCGGGGTCGCGATCGAGTACCTGCTGCTGACCGCGGAGTTCATCGCCTGGGTCCAGGTGCTGATCTACCTCGGTTCCGTGGTCGTCCTCCTCCTCTTCGGGCTGATGCTCACCAAGGCGCCCATCGGCCGCTCCCCGGACGCCGACTCCGGCAACCGCCCGGTCGCGATCGGCGTCGCCGCCGCCGCGGCCGTCGCGCTCGTCTGGGTGGTCGTCGACGCCTTCCGCACCACCTGGATCGACCTCGACGGCCCCGTCCAGGGCTCCACCAAGGTCACCGGCGAGATCCTCTTCCGGCACTGGGTGCTGCCCTTCGAGGCGCTCTCGGTCCTCCTCCTCGCAGCCCTGATCGGCGCCATCGTGCTCTCCCGCAAGACCGACGCGGCCGACGCCGCGACCGAAGCGCCGGGCGCCACCGGCACGACGGACAAGACGAAGGGGCAGCGCTGA
- the nuoK gene encoding NADH-quinone oxidoreductase subunit NuoK, giving the protein MHLAYPAVLAALLFATGLYGVLARRNAILVLMSVELMLNAVNLNLVAFDVWLRDTLHAGQALTLFTIAIAAAEIGIGLAIVLTVYRNRGTADVDKLRDTAEGHEPDSTDSRATGAAA; this is encoded by the coding sequence ATGCACCTCGCCTACCCCGCCGTACTGGCGGCCCTCCTTTTCGCCACGGGCCTGTACGGAGTGCTCGCCCGCCGCAACGCCATCCTGGTCCTGATGTCCGTCGAGCTGATGCTCAACGCCGTCAACCTCAACCTGGTGGCCTTCGACGTCTGGCTGCGCGACACCCTGCACGCCGGCCAGGCCCTCACCCTCTTCACCATCGCCATCGCCGCCGCCGAGATCGGCATCGGCCTCGCGATCGTGCTGACGGTGTACCGCAACCGGGGCACCGCGGACGTCGACAAGCTGCGCGACACCGCCGAGGGCCACGAGCCGGACAGCACCGACAGCCGGGCGACGGGAGCCGCCGCGTGA